From the genome of Malus domestica chromosome 04, GDT2T_hap1, one region includes:
- the LOC103434151 gene encoding uncharacterized protein: MKTSSSSSAVVIHALNNLTVTGFVEDTTMFEKCSKECFGKLDVDGQGGLSREKLRAGFGKLLPGIGYVSQPKDEINVLHDAIFERFDADKNGVIDGHEFQTLLAETMLAVARGIGGSPVLVALEHGSLLMRAAEHEKARVCK; the protein is encoded by the coding sequence ATGAAAACGAGTAGCAGTTCCAGTGCCGTTGTTATTCATGCCCTGAACAATTTGACCGTCACCGGATTCGTGGAAGACACAACGATGTTTGAGAAATGCAGTAAGGAATGCTTCGGAAAACTTGACGTGGACGGTCAGGGAGGGCTATCGAGGGAGAAGCTACGTGCAGGGTTTGGCAAACTTTTGCCGGGCATCGGGTACGTATCGCAGCCGAAAGACGAAATCAACGTCCTGCATGATGCAATATTTGAGAGATTTGATGCGGATAAAAATGGTGTGATCGATGGTCACGAGTTTCAGACTCTGTTGGCGGAGACGATGCTCGCGGTGGCGCGAGGGATCGGGGGTTCGCCGGTTCTGGTGGCGCTTGAACATGGCAGCCTCCTCATGAGGGCTGCTGAACATGAAAAGGCAAGAGTATGCAAATAG
- the LOC103434150 gene encoding uncharacterized protein, with protein sequence MIPACFSQPNTPTSTSQVPQNLITCIYQTQLCNSPTYLTLTWSKTLFSQSLTIHASNSFSLTISLNPSTFSFFRTRPGSKSISLTHSHHKRIKLYWDFTRADFTHNSAEPESCFYIAISCNARLEFFLGDLSDELTQRSGLLLTHKLSQPALLSRREHVFGRRNYISRAQFLGSKHEIGIECSEGTLRVKVDGVTSLVVKRLAWKFRGNEKIFVGGVEFEFYWDVFNWVNNHGGSNGNGHGVFVFQVGDGGVWPEMVGPEKKLMRKSLSTSAASASMSSVSPSPSCSSVLQWADESSDGGRSSCSSSTRSCGSNGGFSLLLYAWKRD encoded by the coding sequence ATGATCCCAGCATGTTTCAGCCAGCCCAACACACCCACAAGCACCTCTCAAGTGCCTCAAAACCTCATAACCTGCATATaccaaactcagctttgcaacTCTCCCACATATCTCACTCTCACCTGGTCCAAAACCCTCTTCTCTCAATCCCTCACCATCCATGCCTCTAACTCTTTCTCCCTCACTATCTCTCTCAACCCGTCAACCTTCTCGTTCTTTCGAACCAGACCCGGTTCCAAATCCATCTCTCTAACCCACAGCCACCACAAAAGAATCAAGCTTTACTGGGACTTCACACGGGCTGACTTCACTCACAACTCCGCCGAGCCCGAGTCTTGCTTCTACATCGCCATTTCTTGCAATGCAAGGCTTGAATTCTTTCTGGGGGATCTTTCAGACGAGTTGACTCAGCGATCAGGGTTACTTCTGACTCACAAGCTCAGCCAACCGGCTTTACTGTCAAGGCGGGAACATGTGTTCGGGCGGAGGAATTACATATCCAGAGCTCAGTTCTTGGGGTCCAAACACGAAATCGGAATAGAGTGCAGCGAGGGAACACTTAGAGTAAAAGTAGATGGAGTAACAAGCCTCGTTGTCAAAAGGTTGGCTTGGAAATTCAGAGGCAATGAGAAGATTTTTGTTGGCGGAGtagaatttgaattttattgGGATGTCTTCAATTGGGTTAATAATCATGGTGGCAGTAATGGGAACGGTCATGGTGTATTTGTATTTCAAGTTGGCGATGGTGGAGTGTGGCCGGAAATGGTAGGTCCTGAGAAGAAGTTGATGAGGAAGAGCTTGTCAACGTCGGCTGCTTCAGCATCAATGTCATCGGTGTCTCCATCGCCGTCGTGCTCGAGCGTGCTGCAATGGGCAGATGAAAGTAGTGATGGGGGTAGGAGTTCATGTTCTTCATCAACTAGGTCGTGTGGTAGTAATGGAGGATTTTCTCTGTTGTTGTATGCTTGGAAGAGGGATTGA